The following coding sequences lie in one Zingiber officinale cultivar Zhangliang chromosome 2B, Zo_v1.1, whole genome shotgun sequence genomic window:
- the LOC122046780 gene encoding NADH dehydrogenase [ubiquinone] iron-sulfur protein 1, mitochondrial-like: MGFLVHALRRSNPLLRSQFSNLTPTGIRWICSSSALRKPESAAIDNYDPAELPPRTPVGGARFHIDNPEDVMEVFVDGYPVKIPKGMTVLQACEVAGVDIPRFCYHSRLSIAGNCRMCLVEVEKSPKPVASCAMPALPGMKIKTNTPVAKKAREGVMEFLLMNHPLDCPICDQGGECDLQDQSMAFGADRGRFTEMKRSVVDKNLGPLVKTVMTRCIQCTRCVRFASEVAGVQDLGMLGRGSGEEIGTYVERLMTSELSGNVIDICPVGALTSKPFAFKARNWELKGTETIDVTDAVGSNIRIDSRGPEVMRIVPRLNEDINEEWISDKTRFCYDGLKRQRLNDPMIRGADGRFKAVSWQDALAVVAEVIQQVKPAEIVGIAGQLSDAESMMTLKDFLNRLGSENVACEGNGVNPNADLRPSYLMNTHIAGLENADAFLLVGTQPRVEAPLINARIRKTVRANQAKVAYIGPPSDFNYDHQHIGTCPKTLLEIAEGRHPFCSTLKSAKNPAIIVGAGIFKRKDKDAIFSKVESIAKTFNVIRKDWNGFNVLLLNAAQAAALDLGLVGSPSESIQSAKFLYLMGADDVKLETLPDDAFVVYQGHHGDKNVYRANVILPAAAFSEKEGTHENTEGCAQWTVPAVPTVGDARDDWKIIRALSEVAGVRLPYDNLQGIRARIRTVAPNLLQVDEREPSTLSFDIKPDCKDQLSLEPFTAAIDNFYMTNSITRASKIMAQCSSLLLKK; encoded by the exons atgggCTTCCTCGTCCATGCGCTCCGTCGCTCCAATCCTCTGCTCCGATCCCAGTTCTCTAACCTCACCCCCACCGGCATCCGGTGGATCTGCTCGTCCTCCGCCCTCCGAAAGCCGGAATCTGCCGCAATCGACAACTACGACCCGGCTGAACTGCCGCCTAGGACCCCCGTTGGCGGCGCCAGGTTCCACATCGACAACCCCGAAGACGTCATGGAGGTCTTCGTCGACGGGTACCCCGTCAAGATCCCCAAGGGGATGACCGTCCTCCAAGCCTGCGAGGTCGCCGGCGTCGACATCCCTCGGTTTTGCTATCACAGCCGACTTTCCATCGCGGGAAACTGCCGCATGTGCCTCGTTGAGGTTGAGAAGTCCCCCAAGCCCGTCGCCTCCTGCGCCATGCCCGCACTCCCAG GAATGAAAATTAAGACGAACACGCCGGTGGCAAAGAAGGCTAGAGAAGGGGTGATGGAGTTCCTGTTGATGAATCACCCACTGGACTGCCCGATCTGCGATCAGGGAGGCGAATGTGACCTTCAGGATCAGTCGATGGCTTTTGGAGCGGACCGTGGACGATTCACAGAGATGAAGAGGTCGGTGGTTGATAAGAATCTGGGGCCGCTTGTAAAGACAGTGATGACCCGATGCATCCAATGCACAAG ATGTGTCAGATTTGCTAGTGAGGTGGCTGGTGTTCAGGACCTAGGAATGCTAGGTCGCGGTAGTGGGGAGGAAATAGGAACTTACGTTGAGAGACTCATGACAAGCGAGCTCTCAGGCAATGTGATAGATATCTGCCCTGTTGGAGCTCTGACTTCTAAACCTTTTGCTTTTAAAGCTAGAAACTGGGAGTTAAAGGGTACAGAGACTATTGATGTTACTGATGCAGTTGGATCAAACATAAGAATTGATAGTAGAGGCCCAGAAGTTATGCGAATTGTGCCACGTCTGAATGAG GATATTAATGAGGAGTGGATATCAGACAAAACACGCTTCTGTTATGATGGTCTTAAAAGGCAAAGGTTAAATGATCCTATGATTCGTGGTGCTGATGGACGATTCAAGGCAGTGTCTTGGCAAGATGCACTTGCAGTGGTTGCTGAAGTCATCCAACAAGTTAAACCTGCTGAAATTGTTGGAATTGCAGGTCAACTTTCTGATGCAGAATCTATGATGACACTGAAAGACTTTTTGAACAGATTGGGATCAGAGAATGTGGCATGTGAAGGAAATGGTGTGAATCCTAATGCAGATTTACGTCCTAGTTACCTTATGAACACACATATTGCCGGTCTTGAGAATGCTGATGCTTTCCTGTTGGTTGGCACCCAG CCTAGAGTAGAAGCCCCATTGATAAATGCAAGAATCAGAAAGACTGTACGAGCAAATCAAGCTAAAGTGGCCTATATTGGCCCTCCATCTGACTTCAACTATGATCACCAACATATTGGTACATGTCCCAAAACACTCCTTGAGATCGCGGAGGGCCGCCACCCTTTCTGCTCCACCCTGAAATCTGCAAAGAACCCAGCTATTATAGTCGGTGCTGGAATTTTCAAGCGCAAAGACAAGGATGCCATCTTTTCTAAAGTTGAGTCTATAGCGAAGACTTTCAATGTTATCAGAAAAGACTGGAATGGCTTCAATGTCTTGCTACTGAATGCCGCCCAAGCTGCTGCCCTCGACCTTGGTCTTGTAGGCAGCCCCTCTGAGAGTATCCAATCTGCCAAGTTTCTTTACCTGATGGGGGCCGACGATGTGAAATTGGAAACACTCCCAGATGATGCATTTGTAGTTTACCAGGGTCATCATGGCGATAAAAATGTTTACCGGGCTAATGTTATTTTACCTGCTGCTGCATTCAGCGAGAAAGAAGGGACACATGAGAACACTGAGGGTTGTGCCCAATGGACAGTTCCTGCAGTCCCCACCGTTGGCGATGCAAGAGATGATTGGAAGATCATTAGGGCGCTCTCTGAGGTGGCTGGTGTCCGTCTGCCTTACGATAACCTTCAAGGCATCCGTGCTCGGATAAGGACAGTGGCGCCAAATCTGCTGCAGGTGGACGAGAGAGAGCCATCCACTCTCTCTTTCGACATCAAACCAGACTGCAAAGATCAATTGAGCCTCGAGCCATTCACAGCTGCAATCGACAACTTCTACATGACTAATTCAATAACCCGGGCGTCAAAGATAATGGCTCAATGCAGTTCGCTACTGTTAAAGAAATGA
- the LOC122046781 gene encoding DAG protein, chloroplastic-like: protein MAQAALRLRRAVAFSSSLTRGARSFSSVSAFRSLSTVLYSSTASPAPFANSSLRPDYPFAQRRFFRSSMALGSSHPSGGMDSKISPDEILFEGCDYNHWLITMDFPKDPAPTREEMIETYIQTLAKVVGSVEEAKKRMYALSTTTYHGFQAVMTEEMSEKFRGLPGVVFILPDSYIDPVNKEYGGDKYENGVITPRPPPIQYGTQGRLRNQNRGERPNYNRPPPHGNPPSGQQGSFQGDGWNRAPQQSYNPSGQYGRGYDTPGTGNFAPRNDFGQGEHQNYARSAVREGNQGGFRGATPPYQRNFGGGDRANYAPSEQRNSIRGPGGPGGENTHRSSSDYGFNQEYRQGGVPGNHLDYRQGVNPGYGGENNRGAGFDGDYKQGSASAYEQDYPASNQQGSWQERQ, encoded by the exons ATGGCGCAAGCTGCTCTCCGCCTCCGCCGGGCCGTCGCCTTCTCGTCCTCCTTGACGAGAGGTGCTCGCTCTTTCTCATCAGTATCTGCCTTTCGTTCTCTGTCGACGGTTCTCTACTCCTCCACCGCATCTCCAGCCCCCTTCGCGAACTCGAGCCTCCGACCGGACTACCCCTTCGCGCAACGTCGCTTCTTTCGCTCGTCGATGGCGCTTGGAAGCAGCCATCCTAGCGGAGGAATGGACAGCAAGATCTCGCCGGACGAGATTCTCTTTGAGGGATGCGACTACAACCACTGGCTGATCACCATGGATTTCCCAAAGGACCCCGCCCCAACTCGCGAAGAGATGATCGAGACATACATCCAGACGCTGGCCAAGGTTGTTGGAAG CGTGGAGGAAGCTAAGAAGAGAATGTATGCCTTAAGCACCACGACTTATCATGGTTTTCAGGCTGTAATGACAGAAGAAATGTCGGAGAAGTTTAGAG GTTTGCCCGGTGTTGTCTTCATTTTGCCTGACTCATATATTGATCCTGTCAATAAGGAATATGGAG gtgaCAAGTATGAAAATGGTGTTATTACTCCAAGGCCTCCTCCAATTCAATATGGAACGCAAGGTAGATTACGGAATCAAAACAGAGGTGAACGACCAAATTATAACAGGCCACCGCCACATGGAAATCCGCCAAGTGGGCAACAGGGTTCATTTCAAGGCGATGGGTGGAACAGGGCCCCCCAGCAGAGTTATAATCCATCTGGACAATATGGAAGGGGTTATGATACTCCTGGTACTGGAAATTTTGCTCCGAGGAATGACTTTGGACAAGGAGAACATCAAAACTATGCACGGTCAGCAGTAAGAGAAGGTAATCAAGGAGGGTTTAGGGGTGCAACACCTCCGTATCAGAGAAACTTTGGTGGAGGAGATCGTGCAAATTATGCCCCTTCGGAGCAGAGGAACTCCATACGTGGTCCTGGAGGACCCGGAGGGGAAAATACACATAGAAGCTCTTCTGATTATGGTTTTAACCAAGAATATAGGCAGGGAGGAGTGCCTGGTAATCATTTGGATTACAGACAAGGTGTGAATCCTGGTTATGGTGGAGAAAACAACAGGGGAGCTGGTTTTGATGGTGATTACAAACAAGGATCAGCTTCGGCCTATGAGCAAGATTATCCTGCATCTAATCAGCAAGGTTCCTGGCAG GAGAGGCAGTAA